One window of Chloroflexota bacterium genomic DNA carries:
- a CDS encoding acetolactate synthase: protein MPILSGGEAVVQSLIAHDVKLIFGLPGVQNDHFFNAMYDARERIKIIHTRHEQGAAYMALGYALASGGVGVFSVVPGPGLLNTAAAIVSAYAVNARVLCLTGQIATTSIGREFGDLHEIPGQLEILRTLTKWAERVNSPAEAPMMVAEAFRQMNSGRPRPVALEVPPDVLEMRVEVDTEVPPPPTFAPPLDLDRIEEAAKLLGQAQNPLIWVGGGAQDSGADVLRLAELLQAPIGAFRNGLGVVDSRNDLSLSQQAAREYWNKADVVIAIGANMRTPLQRWGKPSSTRLIRIDVDPTTHNKFVRPDVSITARAQDALPQLLRAVERHNRKREPRAEETRALKTAWEQKAEALQPQLSYIKVMREELGEDGIFVDEMTQVAYVARMTMPVYKPHTYITSGYQGTLGYGFQTAIGVKVARPDVPVISVSGDGGFMFGVQELATAVQQRIPLVAIVYNNNQYGNVQMMQKSMHGGRVIATDLHNPDFVKLAESFGALGLRATNPEELRGAIRKGFAQSGPTLIDVPIGDVPSIDRFR, encoded by the coding sequence ATGCCCATCCTTTCCGGCGGTGAGGCCGTCGTTCAGTCCCTCATCGCACACGACGTCAAGCTGATCTTCGGCCTGCCTGGCGTTCAAAACGACCATTTTTTCAATGCCATGTATGATGCGCGCGAGCGCATCAAGATCATCCACACGCGTCACGAGCAGGGCGCGGCGTACATGGCGCTCGGCTATGCCCTGGCGAGCGGCGGCGTCGGGGTGTTCAGCGTCGTTCCCGGCCCCGGCCTGCTCAACACGGCGGCGGCCATCGTGTCGGCGTACGCGGTCAACGCCCGTGTCCTGTGCCTAACCGGGCAGATCGCCACGACGTCGATCGGGCGCGAATTCGGCGACCTGCACGAAATCCCCGGCCAGCTCGAAATTCTGCGCACGCTGACCAAGTGGGCGGAGCGCGTGAATAGCCCGGCTGAAGCCCCGATGATGGTCGCCGAAGCGTTCCGGCAGATGAACTCCGGCCGGCCACGTCCCGTCGCGCTGGAGGTGCCGCCCGACGTACTCGAAATGCGCGTTGAAGTGGACACCGAGGTGCCGCCGCCGCCGACATTCGCGCCGCCGCTCGATCTCGACCGCATCGAGGAGGCCGCCAAACTGCTCGGACAGGCGCAGAATCCGCTCATCTGGGTCGGTGGCGGCGCGCAGGACTCCGGCGCCGACGTGCTGCGGCTGGCCGAGCTCCTACAGGCGCCAATCGGCGCGTTCCGCAACGGTCTCGGCGTCGTGGACAGCCGGAACGATCTGAGCCTGTCGCAGCAGGCCGCGCGCGAGTACTGGAACAAGGCTGACGTCGTCATTGCCATCGGCGCCAACATGCGCACGCCGCTCCAGCGCTGGGGCAAGCCGTCGTCGACCAGGCTCATCCGCATCGACGTAGACCCGACGACGCACAACAAGTTCGTGCGACCCGACGTCTCCATCACCGCGCGGGCGCAGGACGCCCTGCCGCAACTGCTGCGCGCCGTCGAGCGACACAACCGCAAGCGCGAGCCGCGTGCCGAAGAGACGCGCGCCTTGAAGACGGCCTGGGAGCAGAAGGCCGAGGCGCTGCAGCCGCAGTTGTCGTACATCAAGGTCATGCGCGAGGAACTGGGCGAGGACGGCATCTTCGTGGACGAGATGACCCAGGTCGCCTATGTGGCCCGCATGACGATGCCGGTCTACAAGCCGCACACCTACATCACGAGCGGCTACCAGGGCACGCTCGGCTACGGCTTCCAGACCGCCATCGGCGTCAAGGTCGCCCGGCCGGATGTGCCCGTGATCTCGGTCAGCGGCGATGGCGGCTTCATGTTTGGCGTGCAGGAACTGGCGACCGCCGTGCAGCAGCGCATCCCGCTGGTGGCGATTGTGTACAACAACAACCAGTACGGCAACGTGCAGATGATGCAGAAGTCGATGCATGGCGGCCGCGTCATCGCGACCGATCTGCACAATCCCGACTTCGTGAAACTGGCCGAGAGCTTCGGCGCGCTCGGACTGCGTGCCACGAACCCCGAGGAACTGCGCGGCGCAATCCGCAAGGGCTTCGCTCAAAGTGGCCCCACGCTGATCGACGTGCCGATCGGCGACGTGCCGAGCATCGATCGCTTCCGCTAA
- the glgB gene encoding 1,4-alpha-glucan branching protein GlgB, with protein sequence MTLPAERIQSLVSGRERDPFAVLGPHRDGDLTVIRAFLPGACECRVAGPDGVAQSMTCVHEAGLFETEEPTSEIPGHYQLQAIMPDGSARAFHDPYAFPPVLGEYDLYLLGEGKHERAYDKLGAHPAIVDGVSGVTFAVWAPNAGRVSVIGPFNGWDGRAHPMRLHSPVGIWDIFIPGLAAGTAYKYEVRTADFHSKVDKSDPYAFQSELRPNTASIVYDLHQYAWGDDEWMTTGRAAHNDLSAPIAIYEVHLGSWRKTPAGERGAELEGWLNYRELAHELVEYARRMGYTHIELLPIMEHPYDGSWGYQVTGYFAPTSRHGTPDDFKYFVDYCHRNGVGVLLDWVPAHFPKDAHGLAYFDGTHLYEHADPRRGEHAEWGTLVFNYGRNEVRNFLLANALFWIDEYHVDGLRVDAVASMLYLDYSRQPDQWVPNRFGGRENLDAIELLKRFNELVHADGRHVLTIAEESTAWPMVTRPTYVGGLGFDLKWNMGWMHDMLKFMQMDPLFRRNNQNLITFSLWYAFNENFVLALSHDEVVHLKKSLLDKMPGDLWRKFANLRAFYGYMATHPGKKLLFMGGEIGQWREWSESRALDWNLLEDAGHRGLQQYVADLNALYRAEQSLFEVDFTWSGFEWVDFQDNDRSVIVFLRRAKDPADFTVVACNFTPLPRENYRIGVPVLGDYRELLNSDAETYGGSGVVNTGALVAERTPWHNQPCSLVLRLPPLATTILMCVAPAPVDLQAPDNGAGAPAANA encoded by the coding sequence ATGACGCTACCAGCAGAGCGAATCCAGTCCCTTGTTTCCGGGCGCGAGCGCGATCCGTTCGCCGTGCTGGGGCCGCACCGAGACGGCGACCTGACGGTCATCCGCGCATTTTTGCCGGGTGCATGCGAATGCCGAGTCGCCGGTCCGGACGGCGTTGCGCAATCCATGACCTGTGTACACGAGGCCGGCCTGTTTGAGACCGAGGAGCCGACCAGTGAGATTCCCGGCCATTATCAACTGCAGGCCATCATGCCCGATGGCTCCGCCCGTGCGTTCCATGACCCGTATGCGTTTCCACCGGTACTGGGTGAGTACGACCTATATCTGTTGGGCGAGGGCAAGCACGAACGCGCATACGACAAGCTGGGGGCGCATCCGGCCATCGTCGACGGAGTCTCCGGTGTTACATTCGCGGTGTGGGCGCCCAATGCAGGGCGGGTGAGCGTGATCGGGCCGTTCAATGGATGGGATGGCCGGGCGCACCCAATGCGGCTGCACTCGCCGGTGGGCATCTGGGACATCTTCATTCCCGGCCTAGCGGCTGGCACAGCGTATAAGTACGAAGTTCGCACCGCCGACTTCCATTCCAAGGTAGACAAATCTGACCCGTACGCTTTTCAGTCGGAGCTGCGTCCCAACACGGCGTCGATCGTCTACGATCTGCACCAATACGCCTGGGGCGATGACGAATGGATGACGACCGGCCGCGCCGCGCATAACGACCTGAGCGCGCCGATCGCAATATACGAAGTTCACCTGGGGTCATGGCGGAAGACGCCGGCGGGCGAGCGCGGCGCTGAGTTGGAAGGGTGGCTCAATTACCGCGAGTTGGCGCATGAACTAGTCGAGTATGCGCGCCGGATGGGCTACACACACATCGAATTGCTGCCGATCATGGAGCACCCGTACGATGGTTCATGGGGCTACCAGGTCACCGGCTACTTCGCGCCGACGAGCCGCCACGGCACCCCGGACGATTTCAAATACTTTGTCGATTACTGCCATCGCAACGGGGTCGGCGTGCTGCTCGATTGGGTGCCGGCGCATTTCCCGAAGGATGCGCACGGTCTGGCGTACTTCGACGGCACACACCTGTACGAGCACGCCGATCCGCGCCGGGGCGAACATGCCGAGTGGGGCACGCTGGTGTTCAACTACGGGCGCAACGAGGTGCGCAACTTCCTGCTGGCCAACGCACTGTTCTGGATTGACGAGTATCACGTCGATGGCCTGCGCGTGGACGCGGTCGCCTCCATGTTGTACCTCGACTACTCGCGACAGCCAGACCAGTGGGTGCCGAACCGGTTCGGCGGCCGCGAGAACCTCGACGCGATCGAGCTGTTGAAACGGTTCAACGAGTTGGTGCACGCCGACGGGCGGCATGTGCTGACCATCGCGGAAGAGTCGACGGCCTGGCCGATGGTGACGCGGCCGACCTACGTCGGGGGGCTTGGGTTCGACCTCAAATGGAACATGGGCTGGATGCACGACATGCTGAAGTTCATGCAGATGGACCCACTGTTCCGCCGCAACAATCAGAACCTGATTACCTTCTCGCTCTGGTACGCATTCAACGAAAACTTTGTCCTGGCGCTGTCGCATGACGAAGTGGTGCATCTCAAAAAGTCGCTGCTCGACAAGATGCCGGGCGATCTGTGGCGCAAGTTCGCGAACCTGCGCGCCTTCTACGGCTACATGGCGACGCATCCCGGCAAGAAGCTGCTGTTCATGGGCGGCGAGATCGGCCAGTGGCGCGAGTGGAGTGAGTCCCGCGCGTTGGACTGGAATCTGCTGGAGGACGCGGGCCATCGCGGCCTGCAGCAATACGTCGCCGATCTGAATGCGCTGTATCGTGCCGAGCAGTCGCTGTTCGAGGTGGATTTTACGTGGTCGGGCTTCGAGTGGGTCGATTTTCAGGATAACGACCGGAGCGTGATCGTCTTCCTGCGCCGCGCCAAAGACCCGGCGGATTTTACGGTCGTGGCCTGCAACTTCACGCCGCTGCCGCGCGAGAACTACCGGATCGGCGTACCGGTGCTGGGCGACTATCGGGAGCTGCTGAACAGCGATGCCGAAACGTACGGCGGCAGCGGCGTCGTCAATACTGGAGCGCTTGTCGCCGAGCGCACGCCATGGCACAACCAGCCATGCTCGCTGGTACTACGCCTGCCGCCGCTGGCGACGACGATTCTAATGTGTGTGGCCCCCGCGCCAGTGGACTTGCAAGCGCCGGACAATGGTGCAGGCGCGCCGGCTGCGAACGCGTAA
- a CDS encoding glycoside hydrolase family 13 protein: METLHTPAWVRDAIFYQIFPDRYARSPRVPKPTNLEPWESAPTPLGFKGGDLLGVAEQIGYLRDLGVTALYFTPVFQSTANHRYHTHDYVRVDPLLGGDAALRELLDVAHRNDMRVVLDGVFNHASRGFFQFNHILENGAQSLYLDWFHVRSFPLNAYADDGHPPGYDAWWNLKALPKFNTSNPAVRDYIFRVARHWIDFGIDGWRLDVPSEIDDDPFWREFRRVVKEGNQDAYIVGEIWGPAERWLRGDMFDAVMNYGFTKACIEFFIGKRGDASLWQGGYGDVLPCDAIGFAAQIETLLSRYPSAATHTMLNLLDSHDTARFVTIARGDEAAMRLATLMQMTYPGAPCIYYGDEIGLPGGRDPDSRRAMPWDRRQWDTDMQAYVRKCIALRRAHPALRTGAFTVLYAEGMVFAFARHTAEEVLVVLFNAGDRLQVANIGTAGVLTDGDVLKDVWSPQSAEVTRGYMWDMVLPPRSGMVYQLIRRHDAA; the protein is encoded by the coding sequence TTGGAAACCCTTCACACTCCCGCCTGGGTCCGCGATGCCATATTCTACCAGATATTTCCGGATCGCTATGCACGCAGCCCCCGCGTGCCAAAACCGACCAATCTGGAGCCCTGGGAGTCCGCCCCTACACCGCTGGGCTTCAAAGGCGGCGATCTGCTGGGGGTGGCCGAGCAGATTGGCTATTTGCGCGACCTGGGGGTGACGGCGCTGTATTTTACTCCGGTGTTCCAGTCGACGGCCAACCATCGCTATCACACGCACGACTACGTGCGGGTCGACCCGCTCCTAGGTGGCGACGCCGCGCTGCGCGAACTGCTTGACGTGGCGCACCGGAATGACATGCGGGTGGTGCTGGACGGTGTCTTCAACCACGCCAGTCGCGGTTTCTTCCAGTTTAATCATATCCTGGAGAACGGCGCGCAATCGCTGTATCTGGACTGGTTTCACGTGCGCTCGTTTCCGCTCAACGCCTATGCCGACGACGGCCACCCGCCGGGCTACGACGCCTGGTGGAACTTGAAAGCGCTCCCCAAGTTCAATACGAGTAATCCGGCCGTGCGCGATTACATCTTCCGCGTGGCGCGGCACTGGATCGATTTTGGCATTGACGGCTGGCGGCTTGACGTGCCGAGCGAAATTGACGACGATCCGTTCTGGCGCGAGTTCCGGCGGGTGGTCAAAGAAGGCAACCAAGACGCGTATATTGTGGGCGAGATCTGGGGCCCCGCCGAGCGCTGGCTGCGCGGCGATATGTTCGATGCGGTGATGAATTACGGGTTTACGAAGGCGTGCATCGAGTTCTTCATCGGGAAGCGCGGCGACGCCTCGCTCTGGCAGGGCGGCTATGGCGACGTTTTGCCGTGTGATGCGATCGGGTTCGCTGCGCAGATCGAGACGCTGCTATCGCGATATCCGTCTGCCGCGACGCACACGATGCTCAATCTGCTGGACAGCCACGACACCGCGCGCTTTGTGACGATTGCGCGCGGCGATGAGGCCGCCATGCGGCTGGCGACGCTCATGCAGATGACCTACCCAGGCGCGCCATGCATTTACTATGGCGACGAGATTGGCCTGCCGGGCGGGCGCGACCCGGACAGCCGGCGCGCGATGCCGTGGGATCGCCGCCAGTGGGACACGGACATGCAGGCGTATGTGCGCAAGTGTATTGCGCTGCGCCGTGCCCATCCGGCTCTGCGCACCGGCGCATTCACGGTCCTGTACGCTGAAGGCATGGTCTTTGCGTTTGCCCGCCATACGGCAGAAGAGGTTCTCGTCGTCTTGTTCAACGCCGGCGACCGCTTGCAAGTTGCCAATATTGGCACGGCGGGCGTACTGACTGACGGCGATGTGCTCAAAGATGTCTGGTCGCCACAATCGGCTGAGGTGACGCGCGGCTATATGTGGGATATGGTGCTGCCGCCGCGCAGCGGGATGGTGTATCAGTTGATTCGGAGGCACGATGCGGCATAG